Proteins encoded in a region of the Flammeovirga yaeyamensis genome:
- a CDS encoding mechanosensitive ion channel family protein: MDFNSSKLQDQLTFVLTEYGLKAGMAILFLIVGFMIANKVAHIVANQVKRKSSDNHALIDFITSLVKIGLKVIILIAAIGIAGVETTSFIAMLGSAGLAIGLALQGSLANIAGGALLLTLKPMKKGELIEAQGHLGVVEDIGLFATSIVTPHRRHVFIPNGGLAGGVIKNYTREGFVRCDVPIGISYDSDIKKARQVLLDVIKDDKRVLTQPEAPVVWVTNLGDSSVDLQLRVHLKVDDYWAFLFETLEAGKIALDNNGIEIPFPQRVVHMKQEAEA; this comes from the coding sequence ATGGATTTTAACTCTTCAAAGCTACAGGATCAACTTACGTTCGTTTTGACTGAATACGGTCTAAAGGCTGGCATGGCAATATTATTCCTCATTGTAGGATTTATGATTGCCAATAAAGTTGCCCATATTGTTGCTAACCAAGTAAAAAGGAAATCATCTGATAATCACGCATTGATCGACTTCATTACCTCTTTGGTAAAAATTGGCCTAAAGGTGATTATTCTAATTGCCGCTATTGGTATTGCGGGGGTAGAAACAACATCTTTCATTGCAATGTTAGGTTCTGCAGGTTTAGCTATTGGTCTTGCTTTACAAGGTTCTTTAGCAAATATTGCTGGTGGAGCGTTACTTCTAACTTTAAAACCAATGAAAAAAGGAGAATTGATCGAAGCACAAGGTCACCTTGGTGTTGTAGAAGACATTGGACTTTTTGCTACCTCAATTGTCACTCCTCATAGAAGACATGTATTTATTCCTAATGGCGGATTAGCTGGAGGAGTAATTAAAAACTATACAAGAGAAGGTTTTGTAAGATGTGATGTACCTATTGGCATTTCTTATGACTCTGATATCAAAAAAGCCAGACAGGTACTTCTAGACGTCATTAAAGATGACAAAAGAGTACTAACGCAACCTGAAGCTCCAGTAGTTTGGGTGACTAACCTTGGCGATAGTTCTGTTGATCTTCAATTAAGGGTACACCTTAAAGTAGATGATTACTGGGCATTTTTATTCGAAACATTAGAAGCGGGTAAAATTGCTCTTGATAATAACGGTATTGAAATTCCATTCCCTCAAAGAGTGGTACATATGAAACAAGAAGCTGAAGCTTAG
- the lpcA gene encoding D-sedoheptulose 7-phosphate isomerase, protein MSDFKSLIEGELKEAQTVLEKFLSDENNIHSIEKAADLLVDSFKNDGKVISCGNGGSHCDAMHFAEELTGRYREDRPSIGAIAISDASHLSCVSNDYGFEYVFSRYLQGVGRKGDVLFVLSTSGNSQNIVNAIDVAKEKGIKVIALTGKDGGKMAGLADVEIRVPHFGFADRIQEIHIKVIHIIIQLIEKKMGY, encoded by the coding sequence ATGTCAGATTTCAAATCATTAATTGAGGGTGAGCTAAAAGAAGCTCAAACGGTGTTGGAAAAGTTTCTATCAGATGAAAATAATATTCATTCTATAGAAAAGGCTGCTGATCTTTTGGTGGATTCTTTTAAAAATGATGGAAAGGTAATCTCTTGTGGAAATGGTGGTTCACATTGTGATGCAATGCATTTTGCAGAGGAACTTACTGGTAGATACAGAGAAGACAGACCATCAATTGGTGCAATTGCCATATCTGATGCTAGTCACTTATCATGCGTAAGTAACGACTATGGATTTGAGTATGTTTTTTCAAGATACTTGCAAGGAGTTGGTAGAAAAGGAGATGTCCTCTTTGTATTGAGCACAAGTGGTAATTCTCAGAATATTGTCAATGCCATTGATGTCGCTAAAGAGAAAGGTATTAAAGTAATAGCATTAACTGGTAAAGATGGCGGTAAAATGGCAGGGCTAGCTGATGTCGAAATTAGGGTACCTCATTTTGGTTTTGCTGATAGAATACAGGAAATACACATCAAAGTGATTCACATAATTATTCAGCTAATTGAAAAGAAAATGGGCTACTAA
- a CDS encoding tetratricopeptide repeat-containing sensor histidine kinase, with protein sequence MKKALLLLYLFTICIYTTSDAQKAIIDSLKKELGNLDEEELIDAYFQIMWNSRDLSPDTTIYYGEKILNITEGTSEFKDRAKVLNLIGVACRNKGHYSKAFDFFKQALLQADVSNNQIQKGYSYINISNLFFYEGDNYESLKNINEAIIIANKTGDAQLIGYAYQVFGNIQLSRGKYELALENYHHSLNQRKSIGKQDLIASAHQSIGEAYLQAGSPYDARFQFLKAKEIAIEADYESLIYTCEASLGETYFNSSSDSLGIALNHYGKAYKGFLKLKQQLKQAKILEKIAQVYLLQNSISKSIEAANKGLVIAEKLPAIQEALLLSDVLSKAYNKRGDIIKEAEALRKYIYYIHLYQDEEKLRKAQMIENNMAIAQKQEEINLLNQKNTLSEEKIVYREYALISVIVTLVLMGVIIYLINQKKKRFKEFSNTLKVKTKEIQDQKFIIGEKVVQVLELNEQLTKKNDELKENLVQTKKIHEQLARSEKMAIVGQMMAVVAHEINNPLNFISNNIVPISDNLKEVQEMVKEQEIDNKEEFQEDIEESILLLEGIDDGVKRIREISQDLKNAVKSNHGVPKPLDVNQSINTTLNLLSKKYKYDGIDLQVELEDHLPEVVCLGGKISQVFINVIDNAYQVVKENDNDTKVIKISTKKLKDDRIGISISDNGGGIKDLDHLFEAFYTTKKEGLGLGLIISKDIVEQHKGSINAFNNKEGGATFTIQLPLEGIQV encoded by the coding sequence ATGAAAAAAGCACTATTACTTCTATATTTATTCACTATCTGCATCTACACTACTTCCGACGCTCAAAAAGCCATTATTGATAGCCTCAAAAAGGAGTTAGGAAATTTAGATGAAGAAGAATTAATTGACGCATATTTTCAAATCATGTGGAACTCTAGAGATCTGTCTCCAGATACCACAATTTATTATGGTGAGAAAATTTTAAATATTACTGAAGGCACTTCTGAATTTAAAGATCGAGCAAAAGTACTTAACCTCATTGGGGTAGCCTGTAGAAATAAAGGACACTATTCTAAAGCATTCGATTTCTTCAAACAAGCATTATTACAAGCAGACGTTTCAAACAACCAAATTCAAAAAGGATATTCATATATAAATATCAGTAATTTATTCTTTTACGAAGGGGATAATTATGAATCCCTTAAAAATATTAATGAAGCAATTATTATCGCAAACAAAACCGGTGATGCTCAATTGATTGGTTATGCCTATCAAGTTTTTGGTAATATTCAATTATCAAGAGGAAAGTATGAGTTGGCTTTAGAGAACTATCACCACAGTTTAAATCAGCGTAAATCTATTGGTAAACAAGACCTTATTGCCTCTGCTCATCAAAGTATTGGAGAAGCTTATTTACAAGCAGGTAGTCCTTATGACGCAAGGTTTCAGTTTTTAAAAGCTAAAGAAATCGCTATTGAAGCCGATTATGAATCTTTGATTTACACTTGTGAAGCTTCTCTTGGAGAAACCTATTTTAATAGTAGCTCAGATAGTTTAGGTATTGCTTTAAATCATTATGGAAAAGCATACAAAGGTTTTCTTAAGCTGAAACAACAACTTAAACAAGCTAAAATATTAGAGAAGATCGCACAGGTTTATCTGTTGCAAAATAGTATATCAAAAAGTATTGAAGCTGCAAACAAAGGTTTAGTGATTGCAGAAAAACTACCTGCGATTCAAGAGGCACTATTACTTTCAGACGTTCTCTCTAAAGCATATAATAAAAGAGGTGATATTATTAAAGAAGCAGAAGCCCTACGAAAATACATCTATTATATACATCTTTATCAGGACGAGGAAAAGCTGAGAAAAGCTCAAATGATTGAGAATAATATGGCTATTGCTCAAAAGCAGGAAGAAATAAATCTCCTTAATCAGAAAAATACTTTATCAGAAGAGAAGATTGTTTACAGAGAATACGCTTTAATTTCCGTAATTGTCACACTAGTGCTCATGGGGGTTATTATTTATCTGATCAATCAGAAAAAGAAACGATTTAAAGAGTTTAGTAATACTTTAAAAGTTAAAACTAAAGAAATCCAAGATCAAAAATTTATTATTGGTGAAAAAGTAGTTCAGGTTTTAGAACTCAATGAGCAACTCACTAAAAAGAATGATGAGCTCAAAGAAAATTTGGTACAAACTAAAAAAATCCATGAACAGTTAGCTCGATCTGAAAAAATGGCAATCGTTGGACAAATGATGGCTGTTGTTGCTCATGAAATAAATAATCCTTTAAACTTTATCTCCAACAATATTGTACCTATTAGCGACAATCTAAAGGAGGTACAAGAAATGGTAAAGGAACAAGAGATTGATAACAAAGAAGAGTTTCAAGAAGATATTGAAGAGTCTATTCTTCTTTTAGAAGGAATTGATGATGGGGTAAAAAGAATTCGAGAGATCTCTCAAGATCTAAAGAATGCAGTGAAGTCAAATCATGGAGTACCCAAGCCTCTTGATGTTAATCAAAGTATTAACACTACACTCAATCTTTTATCAAAAAAATATAAATATGATGGTATTGACCTTCAGGTAGAACTTGAAGATCATCTTCCTGAAGTTGTTTGTCTAGGAGGTAAAATATCACAAGTATTTATTAATGTAATAGACAATGCGTATCAAGTTGTAAAAGAAAATGACAATGATACTAAGGTCATTAAGATATCCACCAAAAAATTAAAAGACGATAGAATTGGCATTAGTATATCTGACAATGGAGGTGGCATAAAAGATCTTGACCATTTATTTGAGGCTTTTTATACTACAAAAAAAGAAGGCTTAGGTTTAGGGTTAATTATCAGTAAAGACATTGTCGAACAGCACAAAGGAAGTATAAACGCCTTTAATAACAAGGAAGGAGGAGCAACATTTACAATTCAGCTTCCATTAGAAGGAATTCAGGTATAA
- the cysC gene encoding adenylyl-sulfate kinase, whose amino-acid sequence MSEATNIHPIFNSLLSREKKEGLLKQNGVVLWMTGLSGSGKSTLARALEFALHDLGYKTMLLDGDNLRTGVNSNLGFSEEDRMENVRRSAEVSKLFASAGLVTICSLISPTEEIRAIARDIIGEEDFKQVHIDCPFEVCAERDVKGLYKKALAGEIKNFTGLDSPFDIPKDPFVRIPTHEQSLEDSLKQLLEAVLPIIKLDENK is encoded by the coding sequence ATGAGCGAAGCTACGAATATACATCCGATATTCAACTCTCTATTAAGTAGAGAAAAGAAAGAAGGTCTCCTAAAGCAAAACGGAGTTGTTTTATGGATGACAGGTTTATCTGGTTCTGGAAAAAGTACTCTTGCAAGAGCATTAGAGTTTGCTTTACATGATTTGGGCTATAAAACCATGTTATTAGATGGAGATAATCTTAGAACTGGTGTAAACAGTAACCTGGGTTTCTCTGAAGAAGATAGAATGGAGAATGTTCGTCGTTCGGCTGAAGTATCGAAATTATTTGCTTCGGCAGGTTTGGTGACCATCTGTTCTTTGATTAGCCCAACAGAGGAAATCAGAGCAATTGCCAGAGACATTATCGGCGAAGAAGATTTTAAACAAGTACATATTGATTGTCCTTTTGAAGTGTGTGCGGAACGTGATGTAAAAGGATTATATAAAAAGGCATTGGCAGGGGAGATCAAAAACTTTACTGGTTTGGATTCTCCTTTCGATATTCCTAAAGACCCATTTGTGCGTATCCCAACGCATGAACAATCTTTGGAGGATAGCTTAAAACAGCTTTTAGAAGCCGTATTGCCGATCATTAAATTAGACGAAAACAAATAG
- the cysD gene encoding sulfate adenylyltransferase subunit CysD: protein MQTHTLTHLKQLESEAIYIFREVAEQFERPAMLFSGGKDSIVMLHLARKAFWPGKVPFPLIHIDTGHNFPEAIDYRDWMVKEYDLDLIVGSVQESIDKGTAVEERGVNPSRNGLQAITLLETLEEYNIDAAFGGGRRDEEKARAKERFFSHRDEFGQWNPKNQRPELWTLYNGHYNDYEHFRIFPISNWTEMDVWQYIAQEKIALPSIYFAHKRPVVERNGILLAESPWNTLLKDEKFEERLIRYRTLGDMTCTGAVLSDADNLSGIIQEVASSRVTERGNRSDDKRSEAAMEERKLQGYF, encoded by the coding sequence ATGCAGACTCATACACTAACTCACTTAAAACAGCTGGAATCTGAGGCGATTTATATCTTCAGAGAAGTGGCGGAACAATTCGAACGTCCAGCTATGCTATTTTCTGGTGGAAAGGATTCTATCGTAATGTTACATTTGGCGAGAAAAGCATTCTGGCCAGGTAAAGTTCCTTTTCCGTTAATTCACATCGACACGGGTCATAACTTCCCAGAAGCGATCGACTACCGTGATTGGATGGTGAAAGAATACGATCTTGATTTAATCGTAGGGTCTGTTCAGGAATCTATCGATAAAGGTACTGCAGTAGAGGAAAGAGGGGTAAACCCAAGTAGAAATGGCTTGCAGGCGATTACTCTATTGGAAACTTTGGAGGAATACAACATCGATGCTGCCTTTGGTGGTGGACGTCGTGATGAAGAGAAAGCAAGAGCAAAAGAGCGTTTCTTCTCTCACCGTGACGAATTCGGTCAGTGGAATCCTAAGAACCAACGTCCAGAATTATGGACACTTTACAACGGTCATTACAACGATTATGAGCACTTCCGTATCTTCCCAATTTCCAATTGGACGGAGATGGACGTGTGGCAATATATTGCTCAGGAAAAAATTGCCTTACCTTCTATCTACTTTGCTCACAAGCGTCCGGTAGTAGAAAGAAACGGTATTTTACTGGCTGAATCTCCTTGGAACACTTTGTTGAAAGACGAGAAGTTCGAGGAGCGTTTAATTCGCTATAGAACTCTAGGCGACATGACTTGTACGGGTGCTGTGTTATCTGATGCAGATAACTTATCGGGCATCATTCAAGAAGTGGCCTCTTCTAGAGTAACAGAAAGAGGTAACCGTTCGGACGATAAACGATCGGAAGCCGCAATGGAAGAGCGTAAATTACAAGGTTATTTCTAA
- a CDS encoding sulfate adenylyltransferase subunit 1: protein MSEVLNHPSIIREESASAVDQSYLDMDLLRFTTAGSVDDGKSTLIGRLMYDTKAIFEDQLEAIEKSSQSRGDENVNLALLTDGLKAEREQGITIDVAYRYFATPKRKFIIADTPGHIQYTRNMVTGASTANLAIILVDARNGVVEQTKRHTFIASLLKIKHIVVAVNKMDLVDYSEEQFNKIKADFLAFSEKIGIEDIRFIPISALKGDNVVDNSTQTPWYASGSLLENLEKVEIDQDLDLVNGRFPIQRVVKTDDFNGFAGRVDGGIVKVGDEVVAFPSKETAKIKSIETMDGSIEEAFPPMSVVITLDKELELKRGDMIAKADNQPSEVDSINATVCWMNQNGLSVGGKYLLKHTTTEVEATVTAVVDKLDINTMEHISTDSGLQMNEIGEISISLSSAIVSDSYKTNRATGSLILIDQETNETVAAGMIK from the coding sequence ATGAGCGAAGTATTAAATCATCCAAGTATCATCAGAGAAGAATCAGCTTCAGCTGTTGATCAATCGTATTTAGATATGGACCTTCTTCGTTTCACTACAGCAGGTAGTGTAGACGATGGTAAGAGTACCTTGATTGGTCGTCTGATGTACGATACAAAAGCAATTTTCGAAGACCAATTAGAGGCGATCGAAAAATCAAGTCAGTCTAGAGGGGACGAGAATGTAAACTTGGCCTTACTAACTGATGGATTAAAAGCAGAAAGAGAGCAAGGCATCACTATTGATGTAGCTTACAGATATTTTGCAACACCAAAGCGTAAGTTTATTATTGCCGATACTCCAGGTCACATTCAGTACACACGTAACATGGTAACGGGTGCATCGACTGCAAACTTGGCAATTATTCTTGTAGATGCTAGAAACGGTGTCGTAGAGCAAACAAAACGTCACACATTCATTGCTTCATTATTGAAAATCAAGCATATTGTAGTGGCTGTAAACAAAATGGACTTGGTGGATTACTCTGAAGAGCAATTCAACAAAATCAAAGCTGATTTCTTAGCATTTTCTGAGAAAATCGGTATTGAGGATATCCGTTTTATTCCTATCTCAGCACTTAAAGGGGATAACGTAGTAGATAATTCTACACAAACTCCTTGGTACGCAAGTGGATCATTATTGGAAAACTTGGAGAAAGTAGAAATCGATCAAGACCTTGATTTGGTGAATGGTCGTTTCCCAATCCAAAGAGTAGTGAAAACTGACGATTTCAATGGTTTTGCTGGAAGAGTTGACGGTGGTATCGTTAAGGTAGGTGACGAAGTGGTTGCTTTCCCATCAAAAGAGACCGCAAAGATTAAATCTATTGAGACAATGGACGGAAGTATTGAAGAAGCATTCCCTCCAATGTCAGTAGTAATCACTTTAGATAAAGAATTGGAACTGAAGAGAGGGGACATGATCGCTAAGGCGGACAACCAACCTTCAGAAGTGGATTCAATTAATGCAACAGTTTGTTGGATGAACCAGAATGGTTTATCAGTTGGTGGTAAATATTTACTGAAGCACACAACAACAGAGGTAGAAGCCACTGTAACCGCTGTAGTGGACAAATTGGATATCAATACAATGGAGCACATCAGCACAGATTCAGGTCTTCAGATGAACGAAATTGGTGAGATTTCGATTAGTTTATCATCAGCTATTGTTTCAGATAGCTATAAGACCAACAGAGCAACAGGTAGCTTAATCTTAATTGATCAAGAGACAAATGAAACTGTTGCGGCGGGTATGATCAAATAA